A stretch of Alkalicella caledoniensis DNA encodes these proteins:
- a CDS encoding transposase produces MGRKSKFSPEEKLEYVLMCIEGKNSVSHAAKLIGVGKDTMRRWVSNYMSLGVDGLTTLCVRIVVV; encoded by the coding sequence ATGGGTCGGAAAAGTAAATTCTCACCAGAAGAAAAGTTAGAGTATGTTCTTATGTGTATAGAAGGAAAAAATTCAGTTAGCCATGCAGCTAAGTTAATCGGTGTCGGTAAAGATACCATGAGGAGATGGGTCAGTAATTATATGTCGTTGGGTGTTGATGGGTTGACTACCCTATGTGTTAGGATAGTTGTCGTATAG
- a CDS encoding GspE/PulE family protein, which produces MSNIKKRLGDLLVENHMLTEEQLMEALRYQKQNEMRLGDALVELELITYEALIEVLEFQLGIPHVNLYKFAIEEKVINLIDSNLAKRFSVIPLKLNGKSLTLAMMDPLDIVAIDEIARVTGFDVEPVIASPTEIQRVLDQHYGIKESVDKVIRNLESTKDIEKEILEIDQLKEMVDDAPIVRVVNSIIDQAIKEGASDIHIEPSADKLVIRFRVDGVLRDIMNSPKHTQGVIISRLKIMANMDIAERRLPQDNRFQTNVGGKEIDVRVSTLPTIYGEKMVMRILDTSSLILDINNLGMEKFNLNRFKEIISKPNGIFLVTGPTGCGKTTTLYSLLSYFNSRDKNIVTIEDPVEYRLVGINQVNVIPKIGLNFAEGLRSILRQDPDIVMVGEIRDKETAEIAIRAALTGHVVLSTLHTNDAPGALNRLIDMGLPPFLVASAINGVMAQRLVRRICATCGGSGCGKCNNTGYKGRAAIHEILVMDDDMRQGVMNKISNKELKQLALNKGLITLYNDGLAKVENKVTTKEEVLKVAYGEEF; this is translated from the coding sequence ATGTCAAACATTAAAAAAAGGTTGGGGGATTTATTGGTTGAAAACCATATGTTGACAGAGGAACAGCTTATGGAAGCATTAAGGTACCAAAAGCAGAATGAAATGAGGCTAGGAGATGCTTTGGTGGAGCTAGAGCTTATTACATATGAAGCACTTATAGAAGTTCTGGAATTTCAGTTAGGCATTCCCCATGTAAATTTATATAAATTTGCTATTGAAGAAAAGGTTATCAACTTAATTGATAGTAATCTTGCAAAGAGATTTTCTGTTATCCCACTAAAGCTAAACGGTAAAAGCTTAACCCTTGCTATGATGGACCCATTGGACATAGTGGCCATTGATGAAATAGCAAGGGTTACAGGCTTTGATGTTGAGCCGGTAATCGCATCACCTACTGAGATACAAAGAGTGCTTGATCAACATTATGGGATTAAAGAGTCAGTTGACAAGGTTATTAGAAACCTTGAAAGTACGAAGGACATAGAAAAGGAAATACTTGAGATCGACCAATTGAAAGAAATGGTTGACGATGCACCTATAGTTAGGGTTGTTAACTCCATTATTGATCAGGCCATAAAAGAAGGGGCCAGTGATATACATATTGAGCCAAGTGCTGATAAACTGGTTATTCGATTTAGGGTGGATGGTGTCCTTAGGGACATTATGAACTCTCCTAAACATACCCAAGGGGTTATTATATCAAGACTTAAGATTATGGCAAACATGGATATTGCAGAAAGAAGGCTTCCGCAGGACAATCGATTCCAGACTAATGTAGGGGGAAAAGAAATCGATGTGAGGGTTTCTACTTTACCAACTATCTATGGTGAAAAAATGGTTATGAGGATTTTAGATACCAGTTCTCTTATTTTAGATATCAATAACCTTGGGATGGAGAAATTTAATCTTAACAGATTTAAGGAGATTATATCTAAGCCAAACGGTATTTTCTTGGTAACTGGGCCAACTGGATGTGGAAAAACAACTACACTTTATTCATTATTAAGTTATTTTAATTCTAGAGATAAAAATATAGTTACAATAGAAGACCCTGTAGAGTATCGTCTAGTGGGTATAAATCAAGTTAATGTAATACCTAAGATAGGGCTTAACTTTGCAGAGGGTTTACGTTCAATTCTTAGACAGGACCCTGATATAGTAATGGTGGGAGAAATCAGGGATAAAGAAACAGCAGAAATAGCCATTAGGGCAGCCCTTACTGGTCATGTGGTTCTTTCAACCTTACATACAAATGATGCTCCAGGGGCTTTGAATAGACTTATAGATATGGGCCTGCCACCATTTTTAGTGGCTTCTGCTATCAATGGTGTAATGGCTCAGCGCTTGGTAAGGAGAATCTGTGCTACCTGTGGTGGATCTGGGTGTGGTAAGTGTAACAACACTGGATATAAAGGTAGGGCAGCTATTCATGAAATTCTTGTTATGGATGATGACATGAGACAGGGGGTAATGAACAAGATTAGTAATAAAGAATTAAAGCAATTGGCACTGAACAAAGGACTGATAACCCTGTACAACGACGGGCTAGCGAAGGTGGAAAATAAAGTAACCACTAAGGAAGAAGTACTTAAGGTTGCTTATGGGGAGGAATTTTAA